A single region of the Cloacibacillus sp. genome encodes:
- a CDS encoding sodium-dependent transporter, with product MAEIKKGGEQFSSRWGLLCTILGMAVGTGNIWRFPREVASNNGGAFILICFFALFVWAVPLICAESVFGKKTRMANAGAFKALLGEKYAWVGAFCAMVCIMLGCYYVVVLGWVSKYLVLIFTGFLDAVRDGGTDFATQFFSGFATTPPAYEAWCWFAFAIALSAVIIFRGIQGGIETANKIMIPAVFVLLAVLLVRVVLLPGAWKGFEYMFHVDPKDFLNPRIWLAAFTQAAWSSGAGWGMFHVYYVYAAKDEDIELNSFTVTFGDMVAAMLAGMVVLPAVYALSPDPEAVMKAGANGLTFVHLTNLFAHTSGGFVMAVLFFLALFSAALSSVIAMLETGTRNLIDMGFSRVKATMCVAIFFLFVGSFSALDNRVFENQDMVWGVGLLVVGLIYSLASLKYGVDKLWEEDIMPCSDIHVKWMWSCIKFFPFEFAFVWGWWMWDAA from the coding sequence ATGGCTGAAATCAAAAAAGGCGGAGAACAATTCTCAAGCCGCTGGGGACTTTTATGTACAATTCTCGGTATGGCGGTAGGCACCGGAAATATCTGGCGCTTCCCGCGTGAGGTTGCCTCCAATAACGGCGGAGCTTTCATTCTTATCTGCTTCTTTGCCCTGTTTGTCTGGGCTGTACCGCTTATCTGCGCCGAATCCGTCTTCGGAAAAAAGACGAGGATGGCGAACGCGGGAGCTTTCAAAGCGCTTTTGGGAGAGAAATACGCCTGGGTCGGCGCATTTTGCGCGATGGTATGTATCATGCTCGGATGCTACTACGTCGTCGTCCTTGGCTGGGTATCAAAATATTTAGTTCTGATCTTCACGGGATTCCTTGACGCCGTCCGGGACGGCGGGACTGATTTCGCCACGCAGTTCTTCTCCGGCTTCGCGACGACGCCCCCAGCTTATGAGGCCTGGTGCTGGTTCGCCTTCGCCATCGCGCTCTCCGCGGTAATCATCTTCCGCGGCATTCAGGGCGGCATCGAGACGGCGAACAAGATCATGATCCCCGCCGTATTCGTACTGCTCGCGGTCCTTCTCGTGCGTGTCGTGCTCCTGCCGGGAGCCTGGAAGGGCTTTGAATATATGTTCCACGTCGACCCCAAGGACTTCTTAAACCCAAGGATCTGGCTCGCGGCCTTTACGCAGGCGGCCTGGTCCTCTGGAGCCGGCTGGGGCATGTTCCACGTCTACTACGTCTACGCGGCAAAGGACGAGGACATCGAACTCAACTCCTTCACGGTAACCTTCGGCGATATGGTCGCCGCCATGCTCGCCGGTATGGTCGTCCTGCCCGCGGTCTACGCCCTTTCACCGGACCCCGAGGCGGTCATGAAGGCCGGCGCGAACGGACTCACCTTCGTCCACCTGACAAACCTCTTCGCCCACACATCGGGCGGATTCGTTATGGCGGTGCTCTTCTTCCTCGCCCTCTTCTCAGCGGCGCTCTCTTCTGTCATCGCGATGCTTGAGACAGGCACTCGCAACCTGATCGACATGGGCTTCTCCCGCGTCAAGGCGACGATGTGCGTCGCGATCTTCTTCCTGTTCGTCGGCTCCTTCTCGGCGCTCGACAACCGGGTATTTGAGAATCAGGACATGGTCTGGGGCGTCGGGCTGCTCGTCGTCGGGCTCATCTACTCGCTGGCCTCGCTTAAGTACGGCGTGGATAAGCTCTGGGAAGAGGACATCATGCCCTGCTCCGACATTCACGTAAAGTGGATGTGGAGCTGCATCAAGTTCTTCCCCTTTGAGTTCGCCTTCGTCTGGGGCTGGTGGATGTGGGACGCCGCTTAG